The nucleotide window CGATGGCAAATTCAGAAGTTAGACGTTGTGGGCTAATTTTGAAATAGAGTATATTAATTAATTCAATATATACTTGTTATACACATACATATAATGTCCGACCCTAGAGCTCTAAATGACGCGAAAATGTTTAAATTCCATTTAtgacaatttttttattttccatgAAAGATAAATAATATGGCCAAGGTGTTGTTTGATTAAAATTCCCAATTTTAAACTTAGGATTAAGGTCAGCATTAGAATGTAATATAGGTGATCTTAACCTATATTCTGGTTTTTAGTGTTTGTTAATCTTATTTTGCCTTCAAATTTGGACTTTTTAAATTTTTCCTTACTGGGAACCTCAAATTGCTTTTGGTGAAAGCTTAAAGCATATCATGATTTGCCTAGAGCACAATTAATGTGCATAttaaaaagaaagggaaattttcaggCTACTATTTGTGTTCATCCTTTAGGATTTCTGATGGATAGCCTTGGAGCAATGGTAAAATTGTCTTCGTGTGACGTACAGGCCATGGGTTCGAGCCGTTGAAGTAcgcactaatgcttgcattagagcAGGATGTCTTCATCACTCCCTAgaggtgcggcccttccccgaaTCTTGCGTGAATGCGGAATGCTTTGTGCATCGGGTTGTCTTTATTTCCTTTAAGATTTCTGGTCCAAAAAGGGAAAACCAAAGATTATTCTAAAAAAATGGCAGTCTCatgcactaagctcctgctatgcaCAAGGTCTGGGAAAGGGCCAGACAACCAAATGTCTATTGTGCGCAGACatgtatttctgcaagaggctgtttccacggctcgaacccctGACCTTCTGGTCACAttgcaacaactttaccagttacgccaagactcCCCTCAGAGGTTGCTCTATTTATGCCATTTAAAAGGTATTCATAGTAAAGCTCTATGTTAGTTATTAATTAATCACTTAGAACATTTATCACCTGCAGAAATTTCTTTAGAAATGGAAAGTTCAAATGGATCATCACGCTTGAAAAACTTCTCCTTTTCAAACAAGCAATTGATCATGGACTCCACTTCAGAGGGATCAGGATCGGGATCGAGTCACCATCATCGGTGTAACTCGGAGAGCTTTCTTATAGAGGAGCAACCTTCTTGGCTTGATGACCTTTTGAATGAACCTGCAGAAACACTAGTTGTACACAAAGGTCATCGTCGTTCAGCTAGCGACACTTTTGCGTACCTAGGAGCAGCTGCAGAGAGGTTAAACACAAGGGAAATTAACAACAATGTAAATGTAGGAGGATCTTCAATCAACTACGTCAGTTACAAAGATCATTTAACTTCATCAGTTTCCTATGACACAAAGCCAACTTCTGCTAAGGTGTGCATGCCCTATTAAGATAAAATTTAGCTTGTACAGAATTGTTTTAATATCTAAATACGCGACCGAGACATGACTTCTGAAGCTAATGAGGATCCTTCTTCATATATAGGCTGCTCTGGAATTGAATGAGAAGCATAACAGAGAGGTCATAAGTACACAAAACAAAGAGGGATCTAGTGAAAGATCGAACAATACACAAGCCAAACATTCCATGTCCAAGGCTGATGCAAAACGTGCTAAACAGTAAGGTTTCATTACAATGTCAACTACTAGTTGAATCTGAATTACACAAGCCAAACATTCCAGTAAGGTTTTAAAGAGCACACTGCTGTATATAAATCTGAATTATGCAGGCAATCTGCTCACCGATCACGTGTCAGAAAACTTCAGCACATAGCTGAACTTGAAAGAACAGTTCAAGCTTTGCAGGTACATACTGCAAAATTGCCCTATTTCTTGGATTGGCCTAATAACCCTATTTCTTGGATTGGCCTAATAACTGACTTAGTTGAACAaccaaaattcttattttcttaagccgagggtctattggaaacaagcTCTCTGCCTTCAaaaggtaggggtaaagtctgcgtatatactaccctcctcagaccccacttatggAATTTCACcgaatatgttgttgttgtttattttaCTTGGTAAAAGTAAGtgtctgatagattttatcttagttcaATATCTGCCCTTTATATCCTGAGTTTAGAAAGTTATATATATTTGTAATGTGAAACATTGATGTGTCTTTTTGTTTAGCTATCAAAAAATAGTAATACTATAAGACATTGACTTTGTATAAGCACTTGCCCTCAAAAAATTTACTTTCAAAGAAGGGAAAAAAAGGGAGAAACAAGAATTGTAACACATTTTTATGTGCTGAGATTTCAGGCAGAAGGATCTGAGCTCTCTGCTGAGCTAGAATTTCTTGACCAACAAAATATTATACTGAGCATGGAGAATAGAGCCCTGAGGCAGCGTTTGGATAGCTTATCGCAAGAGCAGCTCATAAAACATTGTATGTATCTTTCATGTTAccttattattactcagcattgagttatatatgttgcatgcatgcTTTTTAATGCCAACATAATTGTTCCATAGAAAAACTTAAAGAGCATGTTTTAATGATGCAGTGGAGCAAGAGATGTTGGAGAGGGAACTTACAAGGTTACAAACTCTGTATCAGATGCAGAGGCAACAAATGCAACAACAACAGCATCAGCAGCCACAACAGCAGAATCACTCTAAACATCGTCGAAACAAAAGCAGAGATCTTGAAGCCCAAATTGCCAACCTCTCAATCAAGAACAATGAAGCCAGTTCCAGCAGAGTTCAGGTTACTGGTTCAGTCCGGATGTAAATGAGACTCGACCTTTTTACAGCCGCCAAGTGGAATGTCTCTATCTTTCCTTTTTCCACTTAAAAATCGCGATTCAGTATTACTAAATGTTAGAAACCAAAGAAGTTCTATATTTCATATCTAGAAGAGAAGATTACAAGGCCTATTTATAATACTAATTCACCTAATCTATTAGTTGTCATACACCTAATTACACCTACTATACAACTCATATACATGTGCTAGCTATGATGTAGTACATGTGTATACATGTGCTACACAACTTGTATTACACCTACTATACAACTCATATACATGTGCTAGCTATGATGTAGTACATGTGTATACATGTGCTAGACAACTTGTAtgtcaacactccccctcaagttggagcatatatattgatcatgcccaacttgTTACAGATATATTCAACTCGAGCTCCATTCAAAGCTTTTGTGAAAATGTCTCCCAATTGATCTCCAGTTCTAACATGACCTGTAGAGATGAGcttttgttgaatcttttcacgAACAAAGTGACAATCTATTTCAGTGTGCTTAGTCCTTTCGTGAAATACAGGATTAGAGGagatatgaagagcagcttgattatcacaccaCAACTTTGCTGGCAATGTAGTTTGGAAGCCAACTTCACTTAATAGTTGATGTACCCATACATCCTCACACACAGATTGTGCCATAGCTCTGTATTCTGCTTCCGCACTAGATCGAGATACGACATTTTGTTTCTTACTCTTCCACGAAATCAAGTTTCCACCAACAAAAACGCAATATCCTATCGTGGATCTCTTATCGGCTTTTGACCCTGCCCAATCTGCATCTGTGAAACACTCAATGTTAGTGTGTTCATTATTCTTATATACTAGACCCCGTCCTGCATGGTTTAGATCCCAACTTTCCAGTTTCAGCTAACAAATCAAGAGTATATTTCCTTTGGGACAAGAAGATGCCTTTCTTGCTCCGTGTAACTTCAACTCCCAAAAAATACTTTAGTTGCCCTAAATCTTTCGTCTGAAATTGAGTGTGAAGGAAAGACTTTAGAGTTGAAATTCCTGTAATATCACTTCCAGTAATAacgatgtcatcaacatatactaccaATAAAAGAATACCATCATCAGACTTTTTATAAAACACTGTATGATCGCAATTGCTTTTCTTCATCCCATATTCTAGAACAGCCTCACTAAATCTGCCAAACCAAGCACGGGGACTCTGTTTCAGCCCATAAAGAGATTTTCGAAGACGACATACCTTTCCacactccccctgagcaacaaacccaggtggttgctccatatatacTTCTTCCTGAAGATCTCCATGTAGAAAAGCATTCTTTATATCAAGCTGATGCAGAGGTCAATCATAACTAGCTGCCATGGAAATGAATAATCGAACAGAAGCTAACTTGGCGACCGGGGAAAAAGTATCCAAATAGTCGACTCCATAGGTTTGTACATACCCTtttgcaacaaggcgtgccttaagGCGAGCTACTGTCCCATCGGAGTTAAACTTAACAGCAAATACCCACTTGCACCCAATAGCCTTTTTGTTATTGGGCAGATCGGCCAACTCCCAAGTACCATTCTCATCTAAAGTCATCATCTCTTCTATCATTGCATCATGCCAACCTGGGTGGGACAATGCTTCACGAACAGTTTTAGTCATCCTAGCATAATCTAATGATATAATAAACGAGCTAGAAGAAGTAGACAGATGGTCATAAGACACAAAAGAAGAAATAGAATAAGTACATTGTCGTGTACCTTTGCGAATGGAAATAGGAAGATCCAAACTAGGATCTGAAACACAGGAGGTTGGATCTACCGACGAAGCAGAAGTAGGTAAAGGATCGGGTTCTGAGGTTTGTTGTCGCCTGGTATACACAGGAAGAACAGGTGGCTGCTCGGATGGTCGATCAAGGGAAACGGGTGACTGAGGAAGAGGTGTTGGAGAACTAACTGGATGTGTGACAGTGTAGACCAAAGTATCATCTTCTTCCTCAGGACTGTTATAAACATATGAAGAAAAGAACGGATAATTTTTATGGAATGTGACATCGGCAGACACTAAGTACCTTTTGAGATCTGGAGAATAACACCGATAACCTTTCTGAAGACGTGAGTACCCTAAGAACACACACTTAAGGGCCTTTGGATCTAATTTAGTTACCTGTGGACGAACATCACGAACAAAACAAGTACAACCAAATATTTTGGGTTCAATAGGAAATAATGGCTTAGAGGAAAAAAGAATGTTGTAAGGAATATTACCATGAAGTAcagaagatggcatacgatttaTTAAAAAACAAGCTATAGAGACGACATCAGCCCAAAAACATTTTGGCACTTTCATTTGAAAGAGGAGTGTTCGGCCTACTTCAAGAAGATGTCTATTTTTTCGTTCCTCAACCCCATTTTGAGAAGGGGTGTCAACACAAGAAGATTGATGTAGAGTACCATTTGTAGCCATATAATCTTTAaacaaattcgaaaaatattcttTTGCATTGTCACTCCTTAAATTACGAACGGAAACAttaaaatgagtttttatttcagcacaaaaagcacaaaaaattgaaaacaactCCGAACGATTTTTCATTAAATATAACCAAGTAACACGAGAATAATCATCCACAAAGGTaacaaaatatctaaaaccagTTTTAGAGATAATAGGACATGGACCCCAAACATCGGTGTGAACTAACTCAAAAGGTAAGTCGACCCGTTTATTGATTCTAGAAACTTTAGGAAGGCGATGGTGTTTAGCAAACTGACATGACTCACAATCTAAAGAGGAAATACTCTGAAACTGAGGATATAACTTCTTCAAACTAGACAAGGATGGATGTCCCAATCGACAGTGTACATCAAAGGGAGACAACACAGTTGAACAAGAAATGGATTTCGGCACTTGTGattcaagaacatagagaccCCCAGACTCAGAACCTTTACCAATAATCTGCTTCGTCGTAAGATCCTGAAAAAGACAATAATTGGGAAAAAATGAGACACAACAACTTAGAGTACGAGTAAGTTTACTGACAGATATTAGATTGAAAGAAAAATCAGGCAAATTTAAGACGGAACTAAGGGAAAGAGAAGATGTTGGGTTAACAGTGCCAGACCCTAAAACATATGAGGTAGACCCATCAGCTAAAGTAACTGTGGAACATTGGGTATGTAACTGAAAAGTGGAAAAGAGTTTAGAGTTACCTGTCATATGATCTGTGGCACCAGAAATGACCCATTTGGATGACGAAGAGAGGAGACACTTAGTGATTTTACCTGACTCGGGGATAGTATTGATAGGAGGAGATGATGACTGAGATGGTGAAATAGTCTCGGAAGTGGCGATGTTGGCATACTGAGATCTTTTGTTCTTATTCTGAAGCTTCACACAATAACGTATGGTATGACCGAGCTCATGACAATAAAAACATTCAACTTCCCCTTGCTTTAGGTCTCGACTATCGCTACTCCGATTGCGATTACTATGACTCCTATTCTTTTGGACGCGGCTAAGCAGAGCACCACTATCGATCGTGGCTGTCGGACCTGGATGAGACTTTTCAGTACGCAACACTCTTGTAAAGGCCTCTTTCAAGGAAGAGATAGCAGTCCCAGATAAAATCTGCGATTTGGCCCCTTCAAATTCGGGAGAAAGACCAGAAAGGAAACTCATGACCGCCAGTTGTTCACGCTGAGCCTGTTGTACCTTCACATCTGGACTAAACGGCAATATAACATTAAGCTCATCATACACCTTCTTAAACTCTGAGAAGTAAGTGGTGAGAGAGCGATCTTGCATGGATGGATGGTAAAATGTCTGGCACATATCATACATGCGAGACAAGTTTCCTTTGCTAGAGTACAAAAAATCTAAATAATCCCTTAGATCCTTCACATAATCACAATGAGAAACTAGATCATTTACCTCACTGTGCATCGAATTCTTGATTTGGAGAAACAATTTTGCATCCTCCTTTAACCAGACTGATTTAGTCTCATCCTTGGGTGGATCATCAACCAAGTGGTTCTCTTTGTCGATGCTCCGCAAATAGAGACGGATCGTCTTACTCCAATCCATGTAATTGAAACCCATGAACTTATTCTCCGTAATTTTGGACATAACCGGAATGACATCAACGATAGGTTTCGTTTCAGTCATCTTGCACCCGAATAATAGCAGAATCAAATAGTCAAGAACAGTGCAGTGAACAGTGAACAGTGCAGTGAATAGTGAACAGTGAACAGTGCAGTGAATAGTGAACAGTGATATTTGAACAATACAGTGAACAGTGCCGGAACAATGATCTTGGAAAATGAAAGTTGTCAGGAAAAAAAAATTCTGACAGTACCACTTTGGTCGGAATAGTGAGTAGAAAAATCTGTAAAGAAGCGGTCGGGGCAAAAAATGGCcgaaaatagtgaaatagaatcaaAGCAGCGAAAGACTGTTCTGAACAAAAATAATTCGAACGGGGAAAAAAAATTCCCAACAACAAACTGATGAAAAAACttcaatgctctgataccatgttagaaaCCAAAGAAGTTCTATATTTCATATCTAGAAGAGAAGATTACAAGGCCTATTTATAATACTAATTCACCTAATCTATTAGTTGTCATACACCTAATTACACCTACTATACAACTCATATACATGTGCTAGCTATGATGTAGTACATGTGTATACATGTGCTACACAACTTGTATTACACCTACTATACAACTCATATACATGTGCTAGCTATGATGTAGTACATGTGTATACATGTGCTAGACAACTTGTAtgtcaacactccccctcaagttggagcatatatattgatcatgcccaacttgTTACAGATATATTCAACTCCAGCCTAGTCCTGACTGAACCAGTAAATTGTGCAGATGTGGAAGTGAGGTTTGCTGTAAATTGTGACTAAGGTGACCATCCATTCAGCTTTCAATTATCACACATGTAAACATGTTCTGCATAGTAGAGATGGTTTTTGTATTAATGCAGATTCCAATAAATTTCTTGCTTATTGTTCAAAGTTGATGCTAATGTTGTCAATGTGGTACTTCTAAACAAACACCATATTTGATAGAAAATTCATCTCCCAAATCACCTTCCTCctttcttttattaaaacaaacaagGAAATTGAAACTCCTTCATTTTTTCCTTACCTAATCGCCAAAAAGGGGTcaaatcacaacaacaacaaaaaaaaggtaGCACGGTGCACAAAGTATCTCACATTCCTACAGGGGTCCTGGGAAGAGCCGCACCCCAAGGGGTATGATGTAACCAGTCCaccctaatgcaagtattagtgattgCTTCCACAGCTCGAGCGTGTAACCTATAGATCACACAAAGATAACTTTACCgatgctccaaggctccccttcggTCAAATCACAGTTGACACAAAATATTTCCCATGAGATACACTGTATAGACCAGCATAAAGTTGAAAGTATAATCAGCAAAATGAGCAAATGGGTATCAAGAGTTTTGGCAAATTAGCCTGCAATTGCAACacattttactcattttattgGGTCCAGCTGAAAGACAGGGTTACAATCTTTTGTCATCTCTTTAACTTAACATGACAGAATCAGTAggagaagaaaagggaaaattacTCTAAACACTCATAACTGAATCTCACATTCCAAAGCATTTGATAGAAACTTTACAGGAATGTACACAACAAAAGCACTAAGGATGGTGGGATATTAGACAAGCTTTGCACCTTTTAAGCATGAAATCCTATAATAGAAGTTTCTTATGGTCAACCTCGACGAACCATACGACTCATAATTTCCTTGGTTCTCCCTCTGACGGAGTGTATTTCTGATTAGCAAATGAAGCTGTCAGCTTAAAAACCTTTTTCGCGATGTTTGTTGTGCATCAAAAGGCGAGAGCAGATCAGGTTGAAGATCCTGTAGTAGACACCTTCAAGCTCCTTTATAAAAACTTCAGGGTGCTCTagagaaaatgaaatgaaaaagatgaGATTAATAAAAAAGAGAAGCATGAAACAAGAATGAATGCATCAGTAAAAGCATCTCGTACCTCGATCCAAGTTAAGTTCAGCAAGCCAGTTGACCATTATACTCTAATATACCTCAATCAAGATGTAATATCAGCTTAATCATGTTGAAGAGGCAAGTTTCGTGGATTTTATGGCCATCGCCGCCTTAATAAGGAAAACAGAAAGCTCCACTAACTTGTTAGGATCTGACTTCCACGCATATCAGTCTTAAGATTTTACCCTAATTAAATGAGGTTGCAGACATTAAATAAGAACCTTATTTAACAATTTCCTTACATGCACTGAGGAAGCGTCGTCGAAAGTTCATTGTACAGCAATTGTCCAGCAGGCCATCTCCAAACATATGTCCAGTGTCAATTCAATGAAGCTCAACTCGCCAGTTCTCTTTCCAAGGAGAAGTCTTTAAGTTAATTCAAGTTTAGTTCCTTTTCATGACTTTCCAAGATTTCCTCTTCCTTTTCCACCTTAACAATGCCATCTTGTCACATTTCAACATACGATATTGTTGCCGATGCTTTAGCCAGGAAGAGTAGTCCTTTCCTTGCTTGCACTCAATAAAATCAGCTAAGTCATCAAAATCAGGGACTCGTTCAGAACGCCCTAGTCTGCACTTAAGAAATATCTTCCCGTTGGTTGTTTCCTCCGTTTCCTCTTCCATTTCCTCCGTTTCCTCTTCCATTGCTTCAAAATTTTCTTTGCTGTAAAGCAAAGAGGTGCTTATCTTTGAGCTATCTTCCTTTCTTCTATGGTTATCAGTTAGTAGAATAAGGTAAATGGGTGGATTAAAGGAGGGAGGTAAGAGGTAAGCATGAATAAGATAACTACCAACTACAAAATCATGTATGCAACAGCCAAAACTTcatttaaaaatggaaaaaacataaaatttaagaagcAACTACTTTGTCCAGAGTTTTCCTAGTCCTCCAAATGGTTATatgttatatatttttaaaaaaaagatcaGATATTTAAGCTTGCAAATTTGAAACTGAACATGCGTAATTTAAAAGAACAAACATTGCACTAATCATAATATTATGAAGTAATACAGACACCATGCCCACTTACAACGAAGCATACTACAGCGAAAACTATCAACAAGAAAAGACAGAAGTATATGATCATAAAAGGAACGAAACCAGCTTGAAGTCTTGAACACATAACTACACTATCATTGTGTTCTTTCTAATGATGTAAATAATTATATTGATATGGTAGGAATAATTCCACATAAAATTTTACAAAATAGTACAGAATCTCAAACCTTAAATTATAATTCTCAACAAACAGAATCCATTCATGTATACTGCACCGGAAGTGTCAAAAATAATTTGTACAACGTATTTTCTACTCGTTTTGAGAAGGAAGGTATTTTCAACTCTTCCAAACGATCTTCTATCCCTTCCTTTCTATATTTACCACATGGACACTACCATGCTTTTCTTCTC belongs to Nicotiana tabacum cultivar K326 chromosome 6, ASM71507v2, whole genome shotgun sequence and includes:
- the LOC107817907 gene encoding uncharacterized protein At4g06598-like, with protein sequence MESSNGSSRLKNFSFSNKQLIMDSTSEGSGSGSSHHHRCNSESFLIEEQPSWLDDLLNEPAETLVVHKGHRRSASDTFAYLGAAAERLNTREINNNVNVGGSSINYVSYKDHLTSSVSYDTKPTSAKAALELNEKHNREVISTQNKEGSSERSNNTQAKHSMSKADAKRAKQQSAHRSRVRKLQHIAELERTVQALQAEGSELSAELEFLDQQNIILSMENRALRQRLDSLSQEQLIKHLEQEMLERELTRLQTLYQMQRQQMQQQQHQQPQQQNHSKHRRNKSRDLEAQIANLSIKNNEASSSRVQVTGSVRM